A region of the Verrucomicrobiota bacterium genome:
TTACGCCGTCTCAAAAAGAAAATCGACCGCGAGGGTATCATCATTGCCGCGCGGGCAAAACGTTATTTCGAAAAACCATGCGAGGTTCGTCGTCGTAAGAAGAAAGTATTGGCTTTTACCGATATGCTTCGCCGCCGTTACAACTCGTAAAGCATTCGTAACATTTTTTTACTTGAGAGATCCACCGGTTGTGTGGATCTCTCTTTTTGTACCTGTTAGGTGCTTTCATTCTCCTCAAAAGCAATGATTTCAAATCCTATAGCTCTTTCCACCTGCTGTTGTTCGCGGCGCCATAATCATGGGGATGCGATGTTGGAGGAGATAGCTGAAATGGGTTTTGAGTATACTGAACTGAGCCATGGTATTCGAATTACCCTTGTTCCAGGAATCCACAAAGCAGTTCAACGCGAAGTTATTAAGGTGATTTCCGTGCACAATTTTTGTCCACTTCCCCATGGAACCCAACGCCCCGCACCGAATCTCTACGAGCCAAGCTCCCTGGATTCCCGTGAACGGAAACAGTGGTTAACCTACTCCATTAGAACGATTGATTTTGCGGCTGAAGTCGGTGCCAAATATGCGGTCATCCATCTTGGTTCTGTCCATTTCTTCTTCAAGGGAGCAGCTGCCAAAGTGCACCAATACCTGGAAACCCATACAGTGACTGATCCTTTGGGTGATGCCAATTACCAGAAGGTACTTCAGAAAGCATTGGGCAAGATACGTAAAAAGAAAGAGAAGCACATGGACCAGCTTCGTCGTTCGCTAGACGAGTTGATTCCGTTGGCAGAAGCTAAGGGAATTATTCTCGGAATTGAGAATCGCGAAGACCTTGAAGAGCTTCCTATAGACGAGGAAATGCCTGCTTTGCTGGACCACTATGCTGACTGCCCTTATGTGGGTTACTGGTACGACCCCGGACATTCCCAGGAAAAATTTGACCTTGGAGTTACCTCTCCGGAGGATAATTTAAAGGCTTCAGGCAAGCATCTTGCGGGGGTCCATTTCCAGGATTATACGAAGGATGGAAAAGCTCACCGACCGATTGGCGAAGGCATCGTGGATTTTGACCCCATTTTCCACTACCTGAAACCGGAGACGCCTTGTATCCTTGAATTGACTCCAAGCTCGACCAGGACCGGGATTCTGGCTTCCAAAGAATTCCTGGAGCAGAAGCTGGATAAATAATTACTTTATCAACTCCTTGAGAATTTCCCTTATCCAGCGTTTGTGTGGGCCGGACAAGGTCGCTTTGTCTAGCTGATCGAGATCCACCCATTTCAGCTCAGGGTCATTTTCGATTATGTTTTCGGATAGATTCCAAATGGGTTCTGTGATCTGTGAGTTACTGATCCCGCGTTTCCGGATGACCATGGGAGCTTTGCCCTGCTTTTTCAAAGCGACTGCTGATTCATTCACTAAATCGAGCGTCGGGAGTTCGAGGATTCCGGATAATCGACGACTGGTCCCATTGGCCAAATGCAGGAGAAGCTTTCCATTCTGCCTTATCCAGGCGCGGTCGACCGTTTCGAGTTTTGTTTTGCGAGCGGCTTTCCGGGGCAACTTTTCGGGCTCGTTGCCTTTACCTTTGCAGCCGTTAGCCAGCGGGCAAATTCCGCATTGCGGATTGCCCTTGGTGCAGATGGTGGCTCCGAGCTCCATCATGGCTTCATTGTGTCTGCCGGGATGGTTCGTATCCAGAAGCAGCGCGGCCAAGGGTGTAAACGCTTTCATCGCCTGCGAATTGTCTTTGAAGACGGTTTCATCAGCGGTCAGTCTGCAAAGAATTCGGATGACATTTCCGTCTACGCAAGGTGCCGGATGTTTGAAGGTGATGCTGGTGATCGCCGCTGCCGTGTAAGCACCGATCCCTTTGAATTGCTGCCAGCCTTCCGGATCCTGAGGAATGGAATCCCGTTTTGTCAGATCCTTGGCGAGCTGATGAAGATTCCGGGCTCGCGAGTAATAGCCGAGTCCTTCCCAGTGTTTTAGCACCGACGCCTCCTTTGCCTTAGCCAAGGTTTCGAAATTCGGAAAGCGTTTCAGCCAGCGATCGAAGTAGGGCAGGACCGTTTTTACCTGGGTTTGTTGTAGCATGAATTCCGAGACGACAGTCGGATAGAGTGAGGCCATTCTCCGCCAGGGAAGGTCTCGTTTATTCTGCTCGAACCATTTCGCCAGGGAAGCCCTCAAACGTGGGGCCTGTTTTTTCAAGTAGGAAACTGTTGTATTTTTTGGCAAAGGTCGCTGAAGATAGCTGTTCAATGAGCCGAAATTATAAAGACTTTGAGGTCGAGGAAGAAAAGAAGATTACCCTGTATACTATTAAGCTATCCGATGAGGAGGCTGAAAAGCTTAGGCAGTGGTGCAAGGGCCGTGGCTGGGGTGAAAACGAAGTCGCTTATGCGCGCTTTGCGTTTAAAGGGCCGAAGGTGAATCTGGTTTTCTACGAAAGCGGCAAATTAGTCCTTCAGGGTAAAATGACCCAGGATTTTGTGCAGGATGTTCTGGAGCCTGAAATCACTCTGAGCGCCGAACTTGGTTATGATGAGGTTCATCATCCCGAATGGTTTGAAGCACATGCGGGTATGGATGAATCGGGGAAAGGGGATCTCTTTGGACCCGTTGTCTGCGCCACCGTCATCGCCGATGGCGACATGGTCCGTAAATGGATGGATGATGGGATCAAGGACAGTAAAAAAATCACCGACCCGCAAATCATGCGTCTTGAGAAGATCATTCTCCGAACCAAGGGAGTAGTTGTAGAAAAGTCGTTTTGTGGAATGCCGAAATATAATGAGTTGATGGGTCGCCCAAAAGCGAACCTCAACAAACTCATAGCCTGGATGCATGCCAAAGCGCTTGAAGCAGCCTTGGACAAAAAACAGGTCCCTTGGGGAATGCTCGATCAATTTACCAAACAGCCCCTGGTTCAAAAGCAGCTAAAACGTAAGGACTTTGATTTAAGAATGGAAACCAAGGCGGAATCCGACCCGGTCGTTGCCGCGGCTTCGGTTATTGCGCGGGCAGAATTCCTGCGTCAACTCCGGAAACTATCGGTTGGGTTTGGTGAAGAGCTTCTTAAGGGTGCCGGTGCGGCAACTAAGGCTCAGGGGGTAAAATTAGTGGAACAACTGGGCCCTGATAGGCTGGGTGAGTTTGCTAAGCTACATTTTAAAACCAGTTACGAAATTCTTGGACTACCTGTGCCTGAAAAGACGCAATGGGTGAAAAGGTAAATGCAGAATGAAGCAGGATAAAGGCTGAATTATCCTATCTGCCCGAAACTGATTTTGCCGATGAATCTTGCTGAATTTGATATTCAATTTCTAAAAGAAGTCCCCGCGATCATTGGGGTTGACGAGGCTGGACGTGGTCCATTGGCAGGACCCGTGTGCGCTGCAGCGGTATACGTTGATCGATCGTTTTATGAATCCAGCTGGTTTCGTGAATACGCTCATGAGGTAAACGATTCCAAGCAACTGAAGGAAGGCACTCGTGAAAGACTTTTCGACGCAATCGAGGAACAAACGGCAGGATTAATGTCCACGGCTTGTCACATGGTTTCGGTCCAGGATATTGAAACGCTCAACATCCTGGGAGCGACCCGCAAAGCTATGGCACTGTGTGTCGAAGAATTAATGGCTCAATCAACGTGTCCCTTTGAGTGTGTTGTTGAAGGCGGGGATTTGCCCTCAGATTCCGCTGCGAGACAGGAATTGCTTTTTAGTAATTCGTCACGAAAAGGCTCAGCTCGAGTAATAGTCGACGGAAAATCATTGAAGCCATTTCCATACGCCCACACCTCCATAGTTAAAGGAGATGGAAAGTCACTCGCTATTGCACTCGCATCTATTGTAGCCAAGGTTACCCGTGATCGCTACATGCGTAATCAAGCTAAAATGTACCCAGAATATGGATTTACTTCAAATAAAGGTTATGGAACACCCAAACACCTTACAGCTTTGAAGACGATGGGACCCTGTAAATTACATCGCATGAGTTTTCTTACTCAAATTCTCCAATGAATCGATCGAAAGGAATTAGGCTTTTAAAAGAAGATAAAACGCCGTGGGATGTTGTCATCATTGGCGGTGGTGCGACCGGTCTGGGGTGCGCGCTGGATTCCGTTTCCCGAGGTTATCGTACGGTCTTAATTGAGCAGGCGGATTTTGCCAACGGGACTTCGTCGCGTAGTACGAAATTGATCCACGGAGGTGTCCGCTATTTACGGCAAGGCAATATTCCGCTGGTTCGTGAATCGTTGAGAGAACGCGAATGGTTGTTGAAACATGTGCCCCACCAGGTGCACCCGCAGCCTTTTATGATTCCAACCTATTCTTTTTTGGAGACCTGGTATTATCGCATTGGATTGTGGTTTTATGATCTTTTGGCAAAACATGGGGGTGTTCAGTCGACCAGGCGTTTTAATAAAGCCGGCGCTTTAGAGCGGGTTCCCACTTTGAACGACAAAAAATTGGCCGGCGGTGTTATGTATTGGGACGGACAATTCGATGATGCTCGTCTGTGTATCCAAACTGCCCAAACGGTTTGGGATAAAGGAGGGCTGGCTTTAAACTACCTTCAGGTAGAGAAATTGGTTAAGACGGATGGTCGGATGAGTGGAGTCGAAGTTGTGGATAAACTTTCAGGAGATTCTTTTGTAATTGGTGGACGCAGTTTCATACTGGCGACCGGTATTTTTAGTGATGTACTGAGGCATGAGGATAATCCGGATACGCCAAAAATAATTAGTGCGAGTCGTGGCAGTCACATAGTAGTCGATGGAGATTTCCTGCCGGCGAAAACTGCGATCATGGTCCCCAAGACGACAGATGGACGGCTACTTTTTATGGTGCCTTGGTTAGGTAAAGTGATTGTTGGTACTACCGATATCCAGGATGAAAACATTTGTTTGGAACCGCAGTCATCTGCGGAGGAAATTGATTTCATTATGGCAAACGCAAGCCCCTACCTTAGTCGACCCATTCAACGTTCGGATATACGGAGTGTATTTTCTGGTTTACGACCCCTGGTGCGCGACTCGGGAAACTCAGGAAAAACTTCCGCAATTTCTCGGGACCATTTTATCGATGTAAGTTCTACTGGCTTGATAACTATCGCCGGTGGCAAGTGGACAACTTTCCGTAACATGGGCGAAGACGCCATCGACAAGGCAATCGAGGTCGGGAAGCTTCACTTCCGGTCTTCCAGGTCGTTAACCATGCGCTTCCATGGGTGTCTGACCAACCCGGCCGAGTCAGATTCACAATTTGCGGTCTACGGTTCTGATGCAGATCTGTTGCTCGAATGGATTCGGGACCGTGCTGAACTGGGAGTAGCTATTCACCTAAACCTGAGCAGCACCTGGGCCGAAGTACTCTTTGCCATCCGCGAGGAGCTTGCGGAATCGGTTGAAGATATTTTAGCTCGTCGGACGCGTTCGCTTTTCCTTGATGCTCAAGCAGCCATTGAAGTGGCTCCATCCATTGCCCGATTTATGGCAAAAGAAAAAGGACTGGATGAGGGTTGGGAAAAGTCATCAACAGAATCCTTTCTCGCAATCGCCCAACATTATACTCTAGCTAATGGTTAGTCATGAAAGTCCATCTTAAAGAATTACATCAAAAAGCACGTCTTGCGCGCGATCCGATTGGAACCGAAGCCTACGGTGCCGCCGTGGCAGCCATTCAGGAGAGCGAGGTGCGAGCCAACGCAGATTTCGACGAAGCAAAACAGATCGCGGTTGTTGAAAAAGAGGCTGGAAAATTTATCGAATCCTCCGAGGCCTTTGCCAAAGTGGGTCGCGACGAAAAAGCCATTGAGTTGAAGCAATGTGCGGATTTGTTAACCGCTTTGCTCCCCACAAAGTTGGATGCGAGTGCCTACCCCGGTATGGTTGCGAAAGCCATCTCAGAAACGGGAGCCTCCGGTATTAAAGAAATGGGTGTGGTGATGGCCGCCTTGAAAAAAGAACATGGTGCTGCTTTGGACATGAAGATTGCTTCCGCGCAGGTGAAGGAAGCGTTGGGTTAAGAAATTTTGTTCCGGATCGGCAGCAAGCTACCTCCCACAGACATGCCAAGAGTAAATTGTAGGAGGGACCTTGGTCCCGAATTGTATTAATTGTGGAGAATCAAGAGACTTCAGGATACAAAGCCCTTCGGAAAGGCAGATTTCCCCAGAAGAACTGCAGATATTTTATCACAACCTGCTCGCATAATCGGACTTCAATTCTTGATACACCACCTATCCCATCATTTATTTTTGAAGGACTTTTGAGTTTGGAGCCTAGAGCGGACCTCATTGCATCCGTTATAATGTCTGATCACATTCACTTTATTATTAAACTGAAAAACGACCAATTAACCTCAGCAATTCAAGAGTTTAAGAGTAAAACAGCCATCCGGATAAATCGTCTTTTGGCCCGAAAAGGCCCTGTATGGCAGTCGGGCTTTTTTGATCATAAATTCCGAGACGACGATGACCTGGCTCCTATCTTGTTGTATATGTGGAATAATCCGAATCCACCAGGAAGGAATTTTCGGTGCAATCGCTCTGATTGGCTTTGGTTTAAGAGTATGGTGACTCAGGATATGGATTATCCTGGTTGGTTGAGAGACAACCCATTGGGTTAATTCTTTAGGTTGCCCTATCGGCAGCAAGCTACCTCCCACACACAAATTGTAGGAGGGACCTTGGTCCCGAATAAATCGTGTGGTTATTCTAAAAACTAGTTTGTATCGCCGGTAGCAGCTTCAATAGTGTCGGCCCTATAAATTTCGAAAATGAGTCATCAAGAATTACTGTTAGGTGTTAACATCGATCATTGTGCGACGGTTCGCCAGGCTCGTTATAAAGGCTTTGCCGAAACGACCGGAGGGAACATAGAGCCGGACCCGGTGTTTTTTGCCCAGCAATGTGAGCTCGCCGGTGCAGACAGTATAACGGTACACCTGCGTGAAGACCGCCGGCACATGCAAGAACGGGATGTTCAACGTCTTCGAGAATGTTTGAAAGTGCCGTTGAATCTGGAGATGGCCGCAACCGATGAGATGTTGGAATTTGCCCTGTCAGTTATGCCGGACTACGCCTGTATTGTTCCGGAGAGTCGTGAGGAAGTTACTACCGAGGGTGGACTCAATGTGGTAGATTCTGAGGAACGTGTTGCCAAGGTAGTCGATGCCCTGAGCAACGCTGGTGTGGTGGTCAGTTTGTTTATCGATCCTGATCCCTACCAAATCCAGTTATCAGCAGATTTGGGTGCGCCCGTGATTGAGTTGCATACTGGTTCTTATGCGAATGCCTATCACTTGGGAGATCGGGACCATGAATTTGGACGTTTGAAGGAAGGAGCCGAACTTGGCCATGATTGCGGTTTGCAGATAAACGCCGGCCATGGAATCAACTACGTTAATGTAGCAGAAGTTAGAACCTTGCCTTACCTCCGTGAGCTAAACATTGGGCATAGCATTGTTAGTCGCGCTTTAATTACCGGTGTGCAGGAATCGGTGCGCGAAATGAGGAAATTGTTAAATGTCCGCTGAAGATCCCGGCTTGACCGAATTGGCTGCGACATTTCCTGCAGGTGCTATGTTGCTGAATATAGGCGTCGATGTAATTGAAGTCGAACGCGTTCAAAAAGTATACGAACGCCAAAAGGAACGCTTTCTAAAGCGGGTGTTCACTCAGGAAGAGCAGGATTATTGCTTCAGCAAGTCGAATCCTTTCCCGCACCTCGCCGCCCGCTTCGCTGCGAAAGAAGCAGTTTCAAAATCATTTTCCACCGGGATTGGGAAGTTGTTTAGCTGGACCTCGTGCTCTATATACCACGGCCCCCGGATGCAGCCTCTTGTCCGGCTTGATGATCAAGGCAAAGCTTTGTTGAAATCGTTGGGAGCTACCGATGTACGTATCACATTGTCGCATACAAAAACGACTGCCGTAGCCTTTGCGGCGTTGGTGAACCAGTAGAGGATTACTCCGTTGAACCTGCCTGAGTATTTGCAGCCCATCCTTTCCTCTCAGGAGTCAAAGGAGTTTGAGAAAGTGTTTTTTGGCGGAAATGAATCCCTGGAATGGAAAGCCATGAATCAGGCAGGTGCTTCGATTGCAAAACAGGCGTC
Encoded here:
- the rnhC gene encoding ribonuclease HIII, with the protein product MSRNYKDFEVEEEKKITLYTIKLSDEEAEKLRQWCKGRGWGENEVAYARFAFKGPKVNLVFYESGKLVLQGKMTQDFVQDVLEPEITLSAELGYDEVHHPEWFEAHAGMDESGKGDLFGPVVCATVIADGDMVRKWMDDGIKDSKKITDPQIMRLEKIILRTKGVVVEKSFCGMPKYNELMGRPKANLNKLIAWMHAKALEAALDKKQVPWGMLDQFTKQPLVQKQLKRKDFDLRMETKAESDPVVAAASVIARAEFLRQLRKLSVGFGEELLKGAGAATKAQGVKLVEQLGPDRLGEFAKLHFKTSYEILGLPVPEKTQWVKR
- a CDS encoding sugar phosphate isomerase/epimerase, yielding MISNPIALSTCCCSRRHNHGDAMLEEIAEMGFEYTELSHGIRITLVPGIHKAVQREVIKVISVHNFCPLPHGTQRPAPNLYEPSSLDSRERKQWLTYSIRTIDFAAEVGAKYAVIHLGSVHFFFKGAAAKVHQYLETHTVTDPLGDANYQKVLQKALGKIRKKKEKHMDQLRRSLDELIPLAEAKGIILGIENREDLEELPIDEEMPALLDHYADCPYVGYWYDPGHSQEKFDLGVTSPEDNLKASGKHLAGVHFQDYTKDGKAHRPIGEGIVDFDPIFHYLKPETPCILELTPSSTRTGILASKEFLEQKLDK
- a CDS encoding ribonuclease HII encodes the protein MNLAEFDIQFLKEVPAIIGVDEAGRGPLAGPVCAAAVYVDRSFYESSWFREYAHEVNDSKQLKEGTRERLFDAIEEQTAGLMSTACHMVSVQDIETLNILGATRKAMALCVEELMAQSTCPFECVVEGGDLPSDSAARQELLFSNSSRKGSARVIVDGKSLKPFPYAHTSIVKGDGKSLAIALASIVAKVTRDRYMRNQAKMYPEYGFTSNKGYGTPKHLTALKTMGPCKLHRMSFLTQILQ
- a CDS encoding GatB/YqeY domain-containing protein, with product MKVHLKELHQKARLARDPIGTEAYGAAVAAIQESEVRANADFDEAKQIAVVEKEAGKFIESSEAFAKVGRDEKAIELKQCADLLTALLPTKLDASAYPGMVAKAISETGASGIKEMGVVMAALKKEHGAALDMKIASAQVKEALG
- the rpsU gene encoding 30S ribosomal protein S21 produces the protein MALEVEIRKGEPTERALRRLKKKIDREGIIIAARAKRYFEKPCEVRRRKKKVLAFTDMLRRRYNS
- a CDS encoding transposase — protein: MENQETSGYKALRKGRFPQKNCRYFITTCSHNRTSILDTPPIPSFIFEGLLSLEPRADLIASVIMSDHIHFIIKLKNDQLTSAIQEFKSKTAIRINRLLARKGPVWQSGFFDHKFRDDDDLAPILLYMWNNPNPPGRNFRCNRSDWLWFKSMVTQDMDYPGWLRDNPLG
- a CDS encoding pyridoxine 5'-phosphate synthase: MSHQELLLGVNIDHCATVRQARYKGFAETTGGNIEPDPVFFAQQCELAGADSITVHLREDRRHMQERDVQRLRECLKVPLNLEMAATDEMLEFALSVMPDYACIVPESREEVTTEGGLNVVDSEERVAKVVDALSNAGVVVSLFIDPDPYQIQLSADLGAPVIELHTGSYANAYHLGDRDHEFGRLKEGAELGHDCGLQINAGHGINYVNVAEVRTLPYLRELNIGHSIVSRALITGVQESVREMRKLLNVR
- the acpS gene encoding holo-ACP synthase, with the translated sequence MSAEDPGLTELAATFPAGAMLLNIGVDVIEVERVQKVYERQKERFLKRVFTQEEQDYCFSKSNPFPHLAARFAAKEAVSKSFSTGIGKLFSWTSCSIYHGPRMQPLVRLDDQGKALLKSLGATDVRITLSHTKTTAVAFAALVNQ
- a CDS encoding glycerol-3-phosphate dehydrogenase/oxidase, coding for MNRSKGIRLLKEDKTPWDVVIIGGGATGLGCALDSVSRGYRTVLIEQADFANGTSSRSTKLIHGGVRYLRQGNIPLVRESLREREWLLKHVPHQVHPQPFMIPTYSFLETWYYRIGLWFYDLLAKHGGVQSTRRFNKAGALERVPTLNDKKLAGGVMYWDGQFDDARLCIQTAQTVWDKGGLALNYLQVEKLVKTDGRMSGVEVVDKLSGDSFVIGGRSFILATGIFSDVLRHEDNPDTPKIISASRGSHIVVDGDFLPAKTAIMVPKTTDGRLLFMVPWLGKVIVGTTDIQDENICLEPQSSAEEIDFIMANASPYLSRPIQRSDIRSVFSGLRPLVRDSGNSGKTSAISRDHFIDVSSTGLITIAGGKWTTFRNMGEDAIDKAIEVGKLHFRSSRSLTMRFHGCLTNPAESDSQFAVYGSDADLLLEWIRDRAELGVAIHLNLSSTWAEVLFAIREELAESVEDILARRTRSLFLDAQAAIEVAPSIARFMAKEKGLDEGWEKSSTESFLAIAQHYTLANG
- a CDS encoding A/G-specific adenine glycosylase — translated: MKKQAPRLRASLAKWFEQNKRDLPWRRMASLYPTVVSEFMLQQTQVKTVLPYFDRWLKRFPNFETLAKAKEASVLKHWEGLGYYSRARNLHQLAKDLTKRDSIPQDPEGWQQFKGIGAYTAAAITSITFKHPAPCVDGNVIRILCRLTADETVFKDNSQAMKAFTPLAALLLDTNHPGRHNEAMMELGATICTKGNPQCGICPLANGCKGKGNEPEKLPRKAARKTKLETVDRAWIRQNGKLLLHLANGTSRRLSGILELPTLDLVNESAVALKKQGKAPMVIRKRGISNSQITEPIWNLSENIIENDPELKWVDLDQLDKATLSGPHKRWIREILKELIK